A single genomic interval of Arthrobacter methylotrophus harbors:
- a CDS encoding DEAD/DEAH box helicase has product MISLLGRSPDPEQLRHVRTIPARQAIHEPWPDWAHPDIVAAYGTLGIHEPYRHQIEAAGLAHSGQHVVIATGTASGKSLAYQLPALDAIHRSELRVLSEPGKIHDDGAVTLYLSPTKALAADQLAAIRALKLPTVRAETYDGDTEQSQRRWIRDHANFILANPDMLHFGILPNHTWWARFFRRLRYVIVDESHSYRGVFGSHVANLMRRLRRICAYYGAGNSFPEPVFIAASATASDPGTSFARLIGTPVREVSEDCSPHGSTTVAFWEPALTDVKGENGAKSRRTAVAETADILANLVCSRVRTIAFIKSRRGAETISSITKRLLNEVDPSLPQRVAAYRSGYLPEERRALERALRSGELLGVSSTSALELGIDISGLDAVLVAGWPGTRASLFQQIGRAGRAGQNAIAAFVASDDPLDTYLVNHPEAIFDVSVEATVFDPGNPYVLGPHLCAAAAELPIGAAELELFGPTSEPLLNQLVEQGYLRKRPAGWFWTHPESAAAMVNLRADGGGPVSIVDSETGSLLGTMDSPQTHYQAHTGAIYVHQGDSYLVEELNEEDHCVMVRRANPDYYTTARDVTQIEVLQTLRSMEWGDIAVHFGEVKVTTQVVSFQRKALISNEVLGEEPLELGARDLFTKAVWFVVHNRSLTSAGLVEAQFPGALHAAEHAAIGLLPLVASSDRWDIGGVSTALHADTGVPTIFVYDGHPGGAGFAERGFEKAKVWLTATRDAIKACECETGCPSCVQSPKCGNKNNPLDKDAAVTLIDVLLLDAV; this is encoded by the coding sequence ATGATCTCCCTCCTGGGCAGGAGCCCGGACCCGGAGCAGTTGCGACATGTCCGCACCATTCCAGCACGCCAGGCAATTCATGAGCCATGGCCGGACTGGGCCCATCCCGATATCGTTGCCGCCTACGGAACCTTGGGAATCCATGAACCGTACCGGCATCAAATCGAAGCAGCCGGGCTCGCCCACTCGGGTCAACACGTAGTCATTGCCACTGGCACCGCTTCCGGGAAGTCGCTGGCCTATCAGTTGCCGGCCCTGGACGCGATCCATCGTTCAGAGTTGCGCGTGCTGTCCGAACCGGGAAAGATCCACGACGACGGTGCCGTCACGCTGTATCTCTCCCCCACCAAAGCCCTTGCAGCCGACCAACTGGCAGCAATCCGGGCGCTCAAGCTCCCGACGGTTCGGGCCGAAACGTACGACGGCGATACCGAGCAGTCCCAGCGCCGCTGGATCCGCGATCACGCCAACTTCATTCTCGCCAACCCCGACATGCTGCACTTCGGGATCCTGCCGAACCACACGTGGTGGGCCCGTTTCTTCCGCAGGCTGCGTTACGTCATCGTGGATGAGTCACACAGCTACCGTGGGGTGTTCGGTTCGCATGTCGCCAATCTGATGCGAAGGCTACGCCGGATCTGCGCGTATTACGGTGCCGGTAACTCCTTCCCCGAGCCGGTATTCATCGCGGCGTCGGCGACGGCCTCGGACCCTGGCACTTCTTTTGCGCGGCTCATCGGCACTCCCGTCCGGGAAGTTTCAGAGGACTGCTCACCGCACGGCTCAACGACTGTCGCTTTCTGGGAACCTGCCCTGACCGATGTGAAGGGCGAAAACGGGGCCAAGTCTCGGAGAACCGCCGTGGCCGAGACCGCGGACATCCTGGCAAATCTGGTGTGCTCCCGTGTGCGCACGATCGCTTTCATTAAATCGAGGCGCGGCGCAGAGACCATTTCGTCCATTACCAAGCGACTCCTAAACGAGGTCGATCCCAGCCTGCCCCAGCGCGTTGCCGCGTACCGTTCGGGGTATCTCCCCGAGGAGAGACGGGCACTGGAGAGGGCGTTGCGCTCCGGCGAGCTGCTAGGAGTCTCCAGCACGTCTGCGTTGGAACTGGGCATCGACATTTCCGGACTAGACGCCGTGCTGGTAGCTGGCTGGCCTGGAACCAGGGCTTCCCTGTTCCAACAGATCGGACGGGCGGGCCGCGCGGGCCAAAACGCCATTGCCGCATTCGTGGCCAGCGACGACCCCTTGGACACATACCTTGTCAATCATCCGGAGGCGATCTTCGATGTGTCCGTCGAAGCCACCGTCTTCGACCCAGGAAACCCCTACGTGCTGGGCCCCCACCTGTGTGCCGCGGCGGCCGAGCTCCCCATAGGGGCGGCCGAACTTGAACTCTTTGGGCCCACGTCCGAGCCTTTGCTGAATCAGCTGGTAGAACAGGGCTACCTGAGGAAACGGCCCGCAGGCTGGTTCTGGACCCATCCTGAGAGCGCCGCGGCCATGGTGAACCTTCGCGCGGATGGCGGCGGACCTGTAAGCATCGTGGACTCAGAGACCGGCTCCCTGTTGGGCACCATGGATTCGCCCCAGACGCATTACCAGGCGCACACCGGTGCCATTTATGTACACCAAGGAGATAGTTACCTGGTGGAGGAACTAAACGAAGAGGACCATTGCGTGATGGTTCGTCGAGCGAACCCCGACTATTACACGACCGCGCGGGACGTAACGCAAATCGAGGTCCTGCAGACTCTGCGGAGCATGGAATGGGGCGATATTGCGGTCCATTTCGGCGAAGTGAAAGTAACAACGCAGGTGGTCTCCTTCCAACGTAAGGCACTGATCTCCAATGAGGTATTAGGGGAAGAGCCGCTGGAACTTGGGGCCAGGGATCTTTTCACCAAAGCAGTGTGGTTTGTGGTCCACAACCGTTCACTGACAAGCGCAGGTCTTGTCGAGGCACAATTCCCGGGTGCCCTTCACGCTGCCGAGCATGCCGCCATCGGTCTTCTCCCGCTGGTGGCCTCAAGTGACCGTTGGGACATCGGGGGTGTCTCTACAGCGCTTCACGCCGACACCGGTGTTCCCACGATCTTCGTCTACGACGGCCATCCAGGCGGTGCCGGATTTGCCGAGCGTGGCTTCGAGAAAGCCAAAGTGTGGTTGACCGCCACCAGGGATGCCATCAAAGCATGTGAGTGTGAGACTGGCTGCCCTTCCTGTGTCCAGTCCCCCAAGTGTGGCAACAAGAACAATCCGCTGGACAAGGACGCCGCGGTCACTCTAATCGACGTGCTCCTGCTGGACGCCGTGTGA
- a CDS encoding GNAT family N-acetyltransferase: MSHDALVEDIAELLEVWVAGWAGSRNYDTRKEGRFPAALRADKTGDWEYFAYDPLDTEFAELAAKTAEADTRILTILTNDAGRYTQLARENGLNITSDSQTMMIVDMGTQDAEDPWLSDDDLKLTISESNGVHYAVVHAGDKVAASGQVFVVGQTAVFDKIVTEANYQRRGLGSFIMKALAAQAFQHDVDSGLLLASLDGQHLYSHLGWKHVCQVLMMSTKPVDETDLSVA; encoded by the coding sequence ATGAGTCACGACGCCTTGGTTGAAGACATCGCTGAACTGCTGGAAGTCTGGGTGGCTGGCTGGGCTGGTTCCCGGAATTACGACACGCGCAAGGAAGGCCGGTTCCCGGCGGCGCTGCGTGCGGACAAGACCGGTGATTGGGAGTACTTTGCGTATGACCCGTTGGATACCGAGTTTGCCGAACTGGCTGCCAAGACCGCGGAGGCGGACACACGCATCTTGACGATCCTTACTAACGATGCCGGGCGATACACCCAGTTGGCACGTGAGAACGGGCTGAACATCACCTCCGATTCCCAGACCATGATGATCGTGGACATGGGGACCCAAGATGCGGAAGACCCATGGTTGTCGGATGACGATCTCAAGCTCACGATTTCCGAAAGCAATGGCGTCCACTACGCGGTGGTCCATGCTGGCGACAAGGTGGCGGCCAGCGGCCAGGTATTCGTGGTCGGGCAGACTGCGGTGTTCGACAAGATCGTTACCGAAGCCAACTACCAGCGCCGGGGACTGGGCAGTTTCATCATGAAGGCCCTCGCCGCGCAGGCATTTCAACACGACGTTGATAGCGGCCTCCTTCTGGCTTCCTTGGACGGACAACATCTCTATTCACACCTTGGCTGGAAGCACGTGTGCCAGGTGCTCATGATGTCCACCAAACCCGTCGACGAAACCGACCTGTCCGTGGCGTAG
- a CDS encoding rhodanese-related sulfurtransferase, producing the protein MALNRIVLFYGFTPIADPDAVRLWQRALCEKLGLTGRILISRDGINATVGGELNQVKQYVKTTKEYKGFHGIDVKWSEGGASDFPRLSVKVRDEIVSFGAPGELKVDEKGVVGGGTHLQPEELHALLEQKKAAGQNVKFFDGRNAFEAQIGKFKDAIVPDVATTHDFIKELDSGKYDDLKDQPVVTYCTGGIRCEVLSSLMVNRGFKEVYQLDGGIVRYGETYKDQGLWEGSLYVFDKRMHLEFSKEAKTIGQCVRCQAPTNKFENCSNLSCRNLTLYCAECASSPETLRCPEGCAA; encoded by the coding sequence GTGGCTTTAAACAGAATTGTTCTCTTCTATGGTTTTACCCCGATAGCGGACCCCGACGCCGTCCGGCTCTGGCAACGTGCCCTGTGCGAGAAGCTCGGCCTGACCGGGCGCATCCTCATTTCGCGGGACGGCATCAACGCCACAGTTGGTGGGGAGCTGAACCAGGTCAAGCAGTATGTGAAGACCACGAAGGAGTACAAGGGTTTCCACGGGATCGACGTCAAATGGTCTGAAGGCGGCGCCTCGGACTTCCCCCGCCTCAGCGTGAAAGTCCGCGATGAGATCGTGTCCTTCGGCGCCCCCGGCGAACTGAAGGTCGATGAGAAGGGCGTTGTCGGCGGCGGCACCCACCTTCAGCCCGAAGAACTCCACGCACTCCTGGAGCAAAAGAAGGCGGCCGGTCAGAACGTGAAGTTCTTCGACGGCCGCAACGCTTTCGAAGCCCAGATCGGCAAGTTCAAGGACGCAATTGTTCCCGACGTCGCCACTACCCACGACTTCATCAAGGAACTCGACTCCGGCAAGTACGACGACCTCAAGGACCAGCCCGTGGTCACGTACTGCACGGGCGGGATCCGTTGCGAAGTCCTCTCCAGCCTGATGGTGAACCGCGGTTTCAAAGAGGTCTACCAACTCGACGGCGGAATTGTCCGCTACGGCGAAACCTACAAGGACCAAGGCCTATGGGAAGGATCCCTGTACGTTTTCGACAAGCGCATGCACCTGGAATTCAGCAAAGAGGCCAAGACCATCGGCCAATGCGTCCGCTGCCAGGCGCCCACCAACAAGTTTGAAAACTGCTCCAACCTGAGCTGTCGCAACCTCACGCTCTATTGCGCCGAATGTGCCTCCAGCCCCGAAACGCTGCGTTGCCCGGAAGGCTGCGCGGCCTAG
- a CDS encoding DUF7059 domain-containing protein, which yields MTDPATPTIPGTTPTTPDAPRSDLHELLTALAGDLRNVGYTVDGVAALLGESAHTALARDQLIPALIVTDPAALNGDSTTDRAKAALAVVVRLWLLAVPQTEDDVDAALPGIRTSGLAVLGLVEKNDAGAVAAKVDVRPYGWEGDSGADSSGSGGAELWVASDLAAHQRPGVLRHDHVLGIGQASTTLLQTTIRRHSKRALDLGTGCGIQTFHLLHHSDHVTATDISARALAFTRFNLMLNAEALHLDPADLESRVSLRLGSLLEPVAGETFDLVVSNPPFVITPRSAGEHASEQFTYRDGGLPGDDIVATLVRTLSDVLAPGGTAQMLGNWEITAGTGWSERPASWLTGSGTEAWFIQREQVSPELYAETWLQDASEGRDRKLYRDAYVAYLEDFASRNVESIGFGMIWLRRPADGAVDAGTVRKEARRRFEEITYPIEQPIGPHLAAAVERADWLDTHELADAYLVVAEDVTEERHQRPGAEHPGVILLRQGAGLRRTNLLSTELAGFASACDGELSVRQLVGALAAILGGGADFDDEAFRAGLLDDVANLVRDGFLHAAG from the coding sequence GTGACTGATCCCGCAACGCCCACCATCCCGGGGACCACCCCCACCACTCCCGACGCTCCGCGCAGTGACCTCCACGAGCTACTCACGGCGCTCGCCGGAGATTTGCGAAACGTTGGATACACGGTGGATGGAGTGGCGGCTCTTCTGGGGGAGTCGGCCCACACGGCGCTCGCCCGGGACCAGCTCATCCCCGCACTGATCGTCACCGATCCGGCTGCCCTCAACGGCGACTCGACGACGGACCGCGCGAAAGCCGCGCTCGCCGTCGTCGTCCGCTTGTGGCTCCTGGCCGTCCCGCAAACGGAAGACGACGTTGACGCCGCGCTGCCGGGGATCCGCACCTCGGGCCTAGCGGTACTTGGCCTGGTGGAGAAGAACGACGCCGGTGCTGTCGCCGCCAAAGTGGATGTGCGGCCGTACGGCTGGGAAGGTGACTCCGGAGCAGACAGCAGCGGAAGCGGCGGCGCCGAGCTGTGGGTTGCCAGCGATCTCGCGGCCCATCAGCGGCCGGGCGTTCTCCGGCATGACCACGTGCTGGGCATCGGGCAGGCGTCCACTACGCTTCTCCAGACCACCATCCGGCGGCACTCGAAACGCGCCCTGGACCTCGGGACGGGCTGCGGAATCCAGACTTTCCACCTCCTGCACCACAGCGATCACGTCACCGCCACAGACATCTCCGCGCGGGCCCTCGCGTTCACCCGTTTCAACCTGATGCTCAATGCCGAGGCCTTGCACCTGGACCCGGCCGACCTGGAATCGCGCGTGAGCTTGCGGCTGGGGTCCCTGCTGGAGCCTGTGGCGGGAGAGACTTTTGATCTGGTGGTGTCCAATCCGCCGTTCGTCATTACCCCTCGAAGTGCCGGCGAGCACGCTTCGGAGCAGTTCACCTACCGCGACGGCGGGCTCCCCGGTGACGATATCGTCGCCACCCTCGTCCGCACCCTGTCCGATGTCCTCGCGCCCGGAGGCACGGCGCAGATGCTCGGCAACTGGGAAATCACCGCGGGCACGGGATGGAGCGAGCGGCCCGCCTCGTGGCTGACAGGTTCCGGCACGGAAGCATGGTTCATCCAGCGGGAACAAGTGAGCCCGGAGCTTTACGCAGAAACATGGCTCCAGGACGCTTCCGAGGGCCGGGACCGCAAGCTCTACCGCGATGCCTACGTCGCCTACCTGGAAGATTTCGCGTCCCGCAACGTTGAGTCCATCGGCTTCGGAATGATCTGGCTGCGGCGCCCGGCAGATGGTGCCGTGGACGCCGGAACCGTGCGGAAAGAGGCACGACGCCGCTTCGAAGAAATCACGTACCCCATCGAGCAACCGATCGGTCCGCACCTCGCCGCCGCCGTCGAACGCGCCGATTGGCTGGACACCCACGAGCTCGCCGACGCCTATCTGGTCGTGGCGGAGGACGTGACCGAGGAACGCCACCAGCGTCCGGGCGCCGAGCACCCCGGGGTCATCTTGTTGCGCCAGGGCGCGGGGCTGCGCCGGACGAACCTGCTGAGTACGGAGCTGGCCGGCTTTGCCTCGGCGTGCGACGGCGAGCTGTCCGTCCGCCAGCTGGTCGGGGCCCTGGCCGCCATCCTGGGTGGAGGGGCCGACTTCGACGACGAGGCTTTCCGCGCCGGATTGCTCGATGACGTCGCGAACCTGGTACGCGATGGCTTCCTGCACGCCGCGGGCTAG
- a CDS encoding ArsR/SmtB family transcription factor: protein MNEDNGVITGLASPKRRKRPGKTVEITDPKAIRALAHAARLEVISELYSTQLSRTATELAVQTGLTPSAMSYHLRALQKWGIVTPAGNKGDARERRWKAAGSDFTIKSGGNAPSPEIAVVELELDAFRRRATAFTRARGERRQRGESANEAAAMVLSSDLLYLTPEQRTDLKAKFQELIRSYELEDPTRIPEGAVRIATMWSMIPDDRTPSAS from the coding sequence GTGAATGAAGACAACGGGGTAATCACCGGGCTGGCATCCCCGAAACGCCGGAAACGGCCCGGGAAGACGGTGGAGATCACCGACCCCAAAGCCATCCGTGCGCTCGCCCATGCAGCCCGGCTTGAGGTCATCTCGGAACTGTATTCCACGCAGCTGAGCCGCACTGCCACTGAGCTTGCCGTGCAGACCGGCCTCACGCCCAGCGCCATGAGCTACCACTTGAGGGCCCTCCAGAAATGGGGGATCGTGACTCCTGCCGGCAACAAAGGTGATGCACGCGAACGCCGGTGGAAGGCCGCCGGTTCGGACTTCACCATCAAATCCGGCGGAAATGCTCCGAGTCCGGAGATCGCCGTCGTCGAACTCGAACTGGACGCTTTCCGGCGTCGGGCCACCGCCTTCACCCGCGCCCGTGGCGAGCGGCGGCAGCGTGGTGAGTCCGCGAACGAGGCAGCCGCGATGGTGCTGTCCAGCGATCTGCTTTACTTGACTCCGGAGCAGCGGACGGATCTCAAGGCCAAATTCCAGGAACTCATCAGGTCATATGAGCTCGAAGATCCTACGCGGATTCCGGAAGGTGCGGTCCGGATCGCTACGATGTGGTCGATGATTCCGGACGACCGAACGCCATCTGCCAGCTAG